In Clostridium thermosuccinogenes, the genomic stretch GCAAGAATACCGTCCGTTTTCTGGAATTGTAGTTTAGTCTTGGACATCTGCGTACAGGCAGTTTCAGGATAACAGTTGATACCGGTAACATAAAACTGCTTCTCAGTCTTTACGTCCTGTACGGTATATTTTAGTACCTCCTGAAGACCTCGAAAATCAGAACTGTTAAAATCAAGGTTCTCTGTTTTATCCGGATTTGTAGTATAGTCGATTACTCTGTCAAGGCGGTCTGTAACATCCCATATCGCTGTGGTCGCCATAGATTACCGCACCAGCTCTTTTTCCCTTATCGCCGGCCTAAAGGGATACTCACCTGTCATGTCCTGAGTATCACACACTCTGGCAACAACATCATGCAAATATGCACGGGTATTTACCTGATAGCGGTCAGCAACGAGCTTCAATGGGTTTTGAAATTTCAGAAGATAATCAATATCTCTTTCATAATATCCGTGAATATTGGTCATATAATGCACAACACGCTTAACAGCTGCAATTTCAGCAGCTTTATCAAAAATACTCTGTTTATCGAGCTTCAAAACTGACGCTTTGTAGTCTGCAAAATTCCTTTCGATCCGACGCATCAGTTTTTCCTGCTTATCAAGCATTCTATCCATTTTCGACTCTCCTTTCCGGCGAAGTAACTGCCGTCTGTATATCCAGCACGGCTTTTCGGAGCCGGTTGGCTTCATACTGAAATGTTGTGCGGTCAATATGCCCTATAGCATTTGCCCTTGCAGCAATCTGGTTTAAGTTGCTGCCAATAGCGTGAAGTTCTTTCATTACAGCGTAATAATCGGGAGGCGGAAGTTCCTTTGGTACATAGCCGTTGATAAGTGCACGCAAATAGGTTTCCTGTGATAGTCCTGCTTTCTTTGCGCTGGCTTCCAGCTTCGTCTTTTCTTCTTTGTTCAGCCACACTTGAACACGAATACTACGTTTTCTCAACGTTTCCACTCCTTTCTGCTGAAATCTTATCCTCATCCCTTTCATATGGGATGTTGATCTGGAAAAAGCACATAAAAGCGACGCCGACAATGCCGCCAATAAAAATGCCTAACAAAAATGCTCCTATAGTTATCACCACACTTTCTATTACAATTTTGCAGGGGTATTAGGGGGTATCCCCTTAACAAGCGAATTTTGGGAGACAAAATTCAGTGCTTGCTACAACATAAGACACCTGTCTTATGTTGAAATACTTACGGTAGGTATTAGATTACCTGCCGAAAAATAAGAGCTGTCATCGCTCATGTTCATGCCGTCTCTGCTTCCTAAACCGTTCTTCCATCTCTTTTTCTTTAGTGGTAAATTCCACACCGGCAAAGTGTTCTGAATCAAGGATGTATTCTTCATTTCTGTACGCCTGCCTAACTTTTTCTTCGGCCTGTTGCTCATTTTCCGCCTCGATTTCAACTGTCATGCAAAGGGTTTCTTTGATTTCCACTTGATAGGTTTTCATCATAAAACAAAGCCTCCTTTCTTGAATTTTGGGCAAAGAAAAAAGACGCTGATTTTTCAACGCCTTTCAACTTTATTATGATCCAAACATATTGATAAAGGGCAGTTAGATAAACAAATAATTACTTGTGATACGGTTCACCGTAAGTTTATTAAGCCAAACAGGTTCTATGGATACTTTAACTTTGAATTATCACTTATATATCATAGTAAAGTTGCTAGTCATTAGAATATGAACAAATTTCAGTAATGCCTTAATTCTGAACTGCCTTTAACAAAGCGGTCAAACATTCAAGCTTTTTATTATAGCAAATGTACTGCATACATTCCTTGTCCCAGAATTCATCAATTGAGTTCATCAGGTTAATAGCCTTTTGTCTTGAACCTTTTTTTATTTGTTTTACTGCGTCCTTACATGTATCGTATTGATCACAACAATGCAGAAATTTATTAAGAAAATTAAGGAATTGCATTCTGTCGGATTCCTTTACTCTTAAGAATGAATATAATCGCATGGATGATTTTAATAGCCTCTTAAAATCCTTGAAATCATATTTATTGAACCCTGCTATAACCCTTAAGACTTCTACTTTAATTTTCACATTTTTAAAATAGCTGGTTCCAACGACAACCCTATAAATCTGTGTTTTACTCAACCCCCTATATTTGCTTTTTCTATTAATCATAATAATATCTTGTTCAATCATAGTAAAACGCTTAATTTCTGTAATAAACATCGAGATTAATAAAGAAACTACAACAGACAATAAAGCAAGCAGAATTATAATATCTAAATCCCCATTCATTACTTCTTCTTTGAAGTTATCGTATCCATATAAAATAATTTGCTTTAATTCAGTCGGTAGCTTTAAGAGTACTAAATAATATGTAATAGAATACCCTAAAAAGCTTTTTTCAAAGTCCCAGAATATTTTTGTAAATACCTTAGCTATGGATTTATCAGTTATTGTTTTAAGTTCCTTCAAGATGGTTTTAAATGGCATTATAAGAAACAATGCGGTTGTAGTAATTGACTGGGTAAGAAAATATACGATTATAGTAGAAGATATTAATATCAGAAGGAATACCGTTCCTATTATTTTGTTTTGAAAAATTGCTGTCTTATATAAATTAAAGGTAATGTTAGGAATATCTATTAATAAAGTTCTTCTGGCTCTTGATTTTGAAATTACTATGATAAGAAAAATACCGATTAAAGCAATACCCAAAACTAAATCCACTGTTTTTATCTTTTCCCAAACATCCAGTACTCTAATTATATAATCTTTCATTCTTCGACCTCATTTTTTCTTTATTTCGCAGTTTCCTATTTTTACACTAACAACGATAAAATCTACCGCACCAGCCACCCATAATCCTGCCTACAATCCACAATGTAATCAACAAACACTGTCTGATCCTTAATTTGATACAAAACCAGATAATATTTTTCAACAAACATCTTATGATACTTATTTAGTGGAATAAATTCTGCAGTAAGAAATGGGAATCGTTCAGGCATTATAGAAAGAGAGCGAATAGCATTCATAAGATCGTTTTTTGCTTTACGTGCAGCAGTAGGGCTTTTCTGTGCTAAAAAACGTACGTGACCCGCCAGCATTTGACGGGCACGGTCGGAAACAATAATCTTATACTGAACCTTCTTTTCCATTTTCCACCTCGTCAATTATGCTTTCGAGATAGCTATCCAATTCATCTGGGGTAACACCGGCACGGCCAGCCAAGCGGTCTTCCTCAACAGCCAACAATTCTTCTCTTAGCTTCAGCATTTTTTCTCGGCGTGTAAAAGCCTCTATATCCATAACCACGAGATCGCCCTCGCCGTTCTTGGTGAGAAAAACAGGTTCTCCAGTGGACTTACACAAAGCTGCAATTTCATTATAGTTTTGCCGGATACTTGCGGATGGTTTAATCTGCACGGTATCAACTCCTTGTAGTAACATTCTAATCATATTATACTCCTTTCATGCTATGATATCAATTAACAATTGTTTTATCTTGGTGTTATCTTACATATTCTTGTGGACATTGCGACCTCATTTTAAATTTCAAATAATCATTATAATCTTTCCCATGTTTAGGTGGCTCGTCAGAAACCATATATATGGATGGTAAAATGGTCTGAATCGTTTTTGCTGCCAGTCTTCCGGCTGTATCGTTATCCAAATGAAGGGTTATCTCATTGATTTTTGGAGAGTTCTTTAAGTATTGCGTGAGTGCAGCAGGCAGGGTGCTTTCTTCAATAATTTTCTTCGGCATATAAATTCCTGCAAGAGATAGGTAATTATCCTGACGCCAATCTCTGCCGGAGAGTAATTCCAAAGTACAATACGATAATAAATCAATAGCGCTTTCAAACAGGTGCAGTTTGCTGCATTCATTCCTAGCCGGGATAGAAAAGGAGAAATGCTTATCGCTTCCGTTCACTTCTCCCATAAACCTTCTACTCGATGTGCCCCGAAGTGTACCATACCGGGGAATACCGTGCTGATCGAAACCTACAAATACTGCATTGTGATAATCACGGCTCTCATATAGCCGGTTAGTCTGGATGCAGTAATCAATTATTTCTCTATGGATGCCACGTCCCCTGAGATAAGCAATCACACGGTCATTGTTTACGTTTTTCTCCGGCAAAAGCAGTCTCTTATGCTCAACGGATTTCTGTGACATTGTTAAAACAGGCGGTATGACAACCGCCTGTCCGTCTATCTGAATTACAGCTTCCGGGAATGACATACCCCGCACTTTAATCAAATAATCCAATGCAGAACGCCCGCCGATATTACGCGACCACCAGTACCATTTTCCATTGCTAATCTTCAAGCTATCATGTGTACGGGTAGTATAAACATTACCGGAGAAGCGTACCAACTCCTGAGGTTCGTAATGTTGCAGATAAGTCAGCAGATCCATTTGCTTTGCACGTTCAATCTGCTCCGGTGTTACATAGGGCATCAGTCACCACCTCACCTTTCATAGCCCATACTCTTTTTCTCAGGTGCATCCATATCCTCGTCTGGTTCAACGTCCAGCACTTCATTTTCATGCTTATCCATATTGAGTAAAATATTCAGCTCTGCAAGTCGTGCAGACTTTCTTTGCAGCTCTTCTTCCTTTTCAAAAGGGACATCAACCTGCTGTCTTGCTGTTTCCATCTGCTGGTGGAGAGTTTTTAACTGCTCTTTGCAATATTCAAGCTTCTTCGGGATTTCAGCAAGAATGTTATTGAGCCGTGTAATATTACCATAGATGTCTGTGCCCAGTGTAACCGTATGGCTCATAGAACCCCTCAAAGTAATTTGGTACTGCTTATTGAAACTGTCAAAGGAAAACAACATCGGAAAGCCCATGTAGCTGCCTAATTCCTGCGGTTCCGGGGAAGTCATCTGCTTGCAGGCTTCCAGTATGGCTGCGCCTGCTTTTGCTTTTTCGGTATAGTAAATACCTTTCACAGACATACCAGCAAATTTGCTGTCCTCTGAACTTTCCACTGCATGTTCTAATTCACTTTGCTGCCTGTACAAAGCAAGGTCTTTTTCATAGCCTGCTATGCGTTCCTTTGTGGATTTGATTTGTTGGGGAAAATACTTTAACAGTCTATCTTCCAATGCATATTTCTGGCTCAGATGATTGGCTTTCAGTAATTTCAACTTGGAAACCTGAATATCCAGATCCATCTTTTCTTTTATGTACGGGTTGCCTGTAGCCAGCGCCTTCACCTCGGCATAAGAGAGTGCTGTTTCATCAATGTCCTCGGCAGAACGCACTGGAGACTTCGAAGTCATAATCTGTGATATGAAACGCTGCTTGTTCTCAAGTATCTGGTAGAGATAAGCATCAAAGGTATTCTCGGTTACATACCGAAAGATATACACTTCATCATTTTTGTTGCCCTGCCGGACAATACGTCCGGAACGCTGTTCCAAATCCCTTGGCCGCCATGGACAATCCAGGTCATGCAGTGCAATCAGGCGATCCTGCACATTGGTTCCTGCGCCCATCTTAAATGTAGAACCTAACAGGACTCGTACCTGCCCTTTTCGTACTTTTGCATACAGTTCCTTTTTCCTGATTGCAGTGTTGGCATCGTGAATGAAAGCAATCTCATCAGCAGGAACACCACGTTCTATAAGTTTTTGTCTAATATCATCATAGACGTTAAAATTTCCGTCATTCTTCGGCGTGGATAAATCACAGAATACAAGCTGTGTCAACTTATCATCACTATTCTCCTGCCAAATACGGAATATATTCTCCACACAGGCATTTACCTTGCTTTCTTCATGGTCAGGAAGTGCAGAATTAGCTAGTCTTTGGTCAAGTGCCAGTTTACGGCCATCATTGGTTATTTTGAGCATATTATCCTCGTATGGCTCTACCTCCTTGGCACGTACCCGTTCAGCTCGAACAGCAAGCTCAGCTACCATATCTTGCTGGAATTCGCTTGGCTTTACAGCGATATTGCAGTAATTGGCTTTTGGCACAGGAAGATTTAACATATCAGCAGTTTTTATATCCGCAATTTCTTTGAACATGTTCATAAGCTCCGGCAGGTTATAGAATCGTGCGAACCTTGTTTTCGCTCGATATCCCGTACCTTCCGGTGCAAGCTCTATAGCAGTTACCGTCTCCCCAAACGTACTTGCCCAGCAGTCAAAGTGTTGAAGTCCGTTCTTACGTAAGGTCTCATACTGCAAATATCTTTGCATGGTGTACATCTCTGTAATGGAATTGCTGATAGGTGTTCCGGTCGCAAAAATAATGCCGCGCCCTTCAGTCAGTTCATCAAGGTAGCGGCATTTCATAAACAAGTCGGATGATTTTTGCGCCTCAGTCTGGGATAAACCAGCCACATTACGCATCTTTGTATAAAGAAACAGGTTCTTGTAGAAGTCAGCTTCATCCACAAACAGCCGGTCAACTCCTAATTCCTCAAAGGTGACTACATCATCTTTTCGGCTGGTATCATTAAGTTTATCCAGCTTTAGCTTCAATGTCTTTTTAGTCTTTTCAAGCTGCTTGATAGCGAAGCGCTCTCCGCGTTCTTCTTTAAGTTCGCGGATGCCGTTGGTGATCTCATCAATCTGTTCTTCAAGCAACTTTTTTTGTCTTTCGACCGAAATCGGTATTTTCTCAAACTGGCTGTGACCGATAATTACAGCATCATAGTCGCCGGTAGCAATACGGGCACAAAATTTCTTACGGTTTTTAGTTTCAAAGTCCTTTTTCGTTGCCACTAAGATATTAGCGGAAGGGTAGAGCTGCAAAAATTCAGCTGCCCATTGCTCGGTAAGGTGGTTTGGAACAACAAACATGCTTTTCTGGCATAGTCCCAGATGCTTGCTTTCCATCGCTGCAGCTGCCATTTCATATGTCTTGCCTGCACCTACACAGTGAGCTAACAGTGTATTACCTCCATACAGTATGTGCGCTACTGCATCCACCTGGTGCTTACGCAGGGTGATTTCCGGGTTCATTCCTGTAAACCGGATGTGGCTGCCATCATATTCACGAGGACGGACAGAATTAAAACGGTCATTGTAAATTCGTGTCAGGCGTTCCCTGCGGCCGGGATCTTTCCATATCCAGCTTTGAAATGCTTCTTTAATGGCTTCCTGCTTCTGTTGAGCGATCGCGGTTTCCTTTTTGTTCAGAACACGCTTTTCCACACCGTCCTCATAAACCGTATCAAAAACCCGTACATCCTTGAGGTTCAAAGTTTCTTCAATAATCTTATAGGCGTTAATGCGGCTGGTACCATAGGTCATTACTGCCCTGATATTGCCGCTGCGGTCGTCGTTTTTACCCTTGATGTTCCAGTTGGCGGTATAAGATGAATAGAAAACATCAATATATCGCCTGTACATATATGGGGTTTCCAAAAGCTCAAATATAAAATCCTTTATTACATCCGGAGGAAGCCATGTGGCACCCAGCCGGACATCGATTTCAGACGCACTTAAGTCCTTTGGTTGTATCTTTTCAAGTGCTGCAACATTTATGCTGTAAAGATCGGGCTGCATTTCGGCAAACTGCCTGGCGGTTTTAAGCTTTTCCCGTACATTACCGGAAAGATAGGCATCGGAGGTTTCAAATACCGGCTTTCCTTCACTGTCCAGCTTTTCAGGATTGCGGAATATAACACCTTCCAGGTCCTTTATAAGCTGTTCCTCTGAAAGACCGGTAAGGCTTTGCATAAAGCCAATATCCACGCAGGCTTTTTCCGCTATGGAGATCGCTAATGCCTCAGTTGCAGTGTCTACATGGGTAACAACAGCTCGCTGCCGGATAGTGCGTTTGGTGAACATGTCAGCCTTACGTTCCAGATTGCCATCTTCGTCCAGAATTTCAAGGGAACAAAGCAAGCAGTAGGAAGAATCATCCGAAAAGGCCATGTTGTTGCCGCGGCTGCTTAAAAGTCCGTATTTTGCAGTAAATTCATCATACAACTTATTCAGCTTGCGCTGCTGTTCATGTATAACATCATCGCTATAGTCTTCAGTTTGGTATTCAATAAGTTCCCGGACACAATCTCTAATGGCAATCATACCTTTTATACGGTTTGCTGCCGTAACTGAAACTTCCACCTTGTTCATCCGGCTGTTTTCCCGGTAGTAAATCTCGCCATCCACAACGGTATAACTAAAATTACGCACATTAGGATCTGCCGGAATGGAGGC encodes the following:
- a CDS encoding type II toxin-antitoxin system RelE/ParE family toxin, with translation MEKKVQYKIIVSDRARQMLAGHVRFLAQKSPTAARKAKNDLMNAIRSLSIMPERFPFLTAEFIPLNKYHKMFVEKYYLVLYQIKDQTVFVDYIVDCRQDYGWLVR
- a CDS encoding DUF3991 and TOPRIM domain-containing protein, translating into MPYVTPEQIERAKQMDLLTYLQHYEPQELVRFSGNVYTTRTHDSLKISNGKWYWWSRNIGGRSALDYLIKVRGMSFPEAVIQIDGQAVVIPPVLTMSQKSVEHKRLLLPEKNVNNDRVIAYLRGRGIHREIIDYCIQTNRLYESRDYHNAVFVGFDQHGIPRYGTLRGTSSRRFMGEVNGSDKHFSFSIPARNECSKLHLFESAIDLLSYCTLELLSGRDWRQDNYLSLAGIYMPKKIIEESTLPAALTQYLKNSPKINEITLHLDNDTAGRLAAKTIQTILPSIYMVSDEPPKHGKDYNDYLKFKMRSQCPQEYVR
- a CDS encoding type II toxin-antitoxin system prevent-host-death family antitoxin gives rise to the protein MQIKPSASIRQNYNEIAALCKSTGEPVFLTKNGEGDLVVMDIEAFTRREKMLKLREELLAVEEDRLAGRAGVTPDELDSYLESIIDEVENGKEGSV
- a CDS encoding plasmid mobilization protein, with translation METLRKRSIRVQVWLNKEEKTKLEASAKKAGLSQETYLRALINGYVPKELPPPDYYAVMKELHAIGSNLNQIAARANAIGHIDRTTFQYEANRLRKAVLDIQTAVTSPERRVENG
- a CDS encoding DpnD/PcfM family protein, yielding MMKTYQVEIKETLCMTVEIEAENEQQAEEKVRQAYRNEEYILDSEHFAGVEFTTKEKEMEERFRKQRRHEHER